Proteins co-encoded in one Prunus persica cultivar Lovell chromosome G6, Prunus_persica_NCBIv2, whole genome shotgun sequence genomic window:
- the LOC18774000 gene encoding probable proteasome inhibitor isoform X2: MASDKSVMAVIRAARPSFRNNNDKVVFAVHASFLASGYVLTAAGPPAFSDSALSSPSTDEVGMDQWNELDDEYAFVYVNPEKGSKKVLVKCLVMNDKLLVDALADGSSEPVHLEINVGDHVGENGGSNYSTQFKNLEKLVKSLETQVLTKLDGSSSVSSSSNPSR, encoded by the exons ATGGCGAGCGACAAGTCGGTGATGGCAGTGATCAGAGCAGCGAGGCCATCATTTCGCAATAACAACGACAAGGTCGTCTTTGCCGTTCACGCCTCCTTCCTCGCCTCCGGCTACGTGCTCACCGCCGCTGGCCCCCCTGCTTTTTCCGATTCTGCTCTCTCTTCGCCTTCGACTG ATGAAGTGGGTATGGACCAGTGGAACGAGCTTGACGACGAGTACGCGTTCGTCTATGTGAACCCAGAAAAGGGTTCGAAAAAGGTGCTGGTTAAGTGCCTTGTAATGAACGATAAATTGCTTGTAGATGCTCTGGCTGATGGGAGTTCTGAGCCCGTCCATCTTGAAATCAA CGTTGGTGACCATGTTGGAGAGAATGGGGGTAGCAATTACTCTACACAGTTCAAGAATTTGGAGAAACTGGTGAAGAGTCTGGAAACGCAAGTTTTGACTAAATTAGATGGGTCTTCCAGTGTCAGTTCCTCTAGTAACCCTTCAAGGTAA